A stretch of Carya illinoinensis cultivar Pawnee chromosome 14, C.illinoinensisPawnee_v1, whole genome shotgun sequence DNA encodes these proteins:
- the LOC122294591 gene encoding superoxide dismutase [Mn], mitochondrial-like isoform X2 has protein sequence MALRRVSKKSIELGLWHSHGLVREFSTFSLPNLPYDYWALEPVIMTEIMKLHHQQHHQSYVTNYNNALVRLEHALTMADSPTIVRLQSAIKFNGGGHINHSIFWKNLSPVKELGGEPPKPSLGSAIDRQYGSLDALIQKVNAEGAALQGSGWVWLALDKERKQLSVETTADQDPLVTEGSALVPLIGIDVWEHAYYLQYRDVKSNYLKNIWKVINWKYASEIYEKECP, from the exons ATGGCTCTACGAAGGGTGAGCAAAAAATCCATAGAACTGGGGCTTTGGCATAGCCATGGCCTTGTTCGTGAGTTCTCGACGTTCTCGCTGCCGAACCTTCCCTACGACTACTGGGCTCTGGAACCTGTGATCATGACGGAGATCATGAAGCTGCACCACCAGCAACACCACCAGTCCTACGTCACCAACTACAACAACGCCCTCGTCCGCCTCGAACACGCCCTCACCATGGCTGATTCTCCCACCATCGTCCGGCTTCAGAGCGCCATCAAATTCAACGGCGGAg GTCATATAAACCACTCGATTTTCTGGAAGAATCTGTCACCCGTTAAA GAACTAGGTGGTGAGCCGCCAAAGCCTTCCCTAGGCTCGGCCATTGACAGACAGTATGGTTCTCTCGACGCATTGATTCAGAAAGTCAATGCAGAAGGTGCTGCTTTGCAAGGCTCTGGATGGGTT TGGCTTGCTCTGGATAAAGAGCGGAAGCAGCTCTCAGTTGAAACCACTGCAGACCAG GATCCACTTGTAACTGAAGGATCAGCTTTGGTTCCGCTGATTGGAATAGATGTTTGGGAGCATGCATACTACCTGCAG tACCGTGATGTGAAATCCAATTATCTGAAGAACATATGGAAGGTTATTAACTGGAAATATGCAAGTGAAATTTATGAGAAAGAGTGTCCTTGA
- the LOC122294591 gene encoding superoxide dismutase [Mn], mitochondrial-like isoform X1, which yields MALRRVSKKSIELGLWHSHGLVREFSTFSLPNLPYDYWALEPVIMTEIMKLHHQQHHQSYVTNYNNALVRLEHALTMADSPTIVRLQSAIKFNGGGHINHSIFWKNLSPVKELGGEPPKPSLGSAIDRQYGSLDALIQKVNAEGAALQGSGWVVSFRNFFEQLSELHQILKWLALDKERKQLSVETTADQDPLVTEGSALVPLIGIDVWEHAYYLQYRDVKSNYLKNIWKVINWKYASEIYEKECP from the exons ATGGCTCTACGAAGGGTGAGCAAAAAATCCATAGAACTGGGGCTTTGGCATAGCCATGGCCTTGTTCGTGAGTTCTCGACGTTCTCGCTGCCGAACCTTCCCTACGACTACTGGGCTCTGGAACCTGTGATCATGACGGAGATCATGAAGCTGCACCACCAGCAACACCACCAGTCCTACGTCACCAACTACAACAACGCCCTCGTCCGCCTCGAACACGCCCTCACCATGGCTGATTCTCCCACCATCGTCCGGCTTCAGAGCGCCATCAAATTCAACGGCGGAg GTCATATAAACCACTCGATTTTCTGGAAGAATCTGTCACCCGTTAAA GAACTAGGTGGTGAGCCGCCAAAGCCTTCCCTAGGCTCGGCCATTGACAGACAGTATGGTTCTCTCGACGCATTGATTCAGAAAGTCAATGCAGAAGGTGCTGCTTTGCAAGGCTCTGGATGGGTTGTAAGTTTTCGGAACTTTTTTGAGCAACTTTCTGAGTTACATCAGATTCTGAAG TGGCTTGCTCTGGATAAAGAGCGGAAGCAGCTCTCAGTTGAAACCACTGCAGACCAG GATCCACTTGTAACTGAAGGATCAGCTTTGGTTCCGCTGATTGGAATAGATGTTTGGGAGCATGCATACTACCTGCAG tACCGTGATGTGAAATCCAATTATCTGAAGAACATATGGAAGGTTATTAACTGGAAATATGCAAGTGAAATTTATGAGAAAGAGTGTCCTTGA
- the LOC122294956 gene encoding uncharacterized protein LOC122294956: MGEVQVLVDDRLSAASPPLPASNPDPGSIATESLDAAERVSREIVSSIHPTLAADHKRKGVIEYVQGLVRSCIGCEVFPYGSVPLKTYLPDGDIDLTAISCPNIEDSLVSDVYTVLKGEEHNEAAPYEVKDVHSIHAEVKLVKCIVQNIVVDISFNQLGGLCTLCFLEQVDRLVGKDHLFKRSVILIKAWCYYESRLLGAHHNLISTYALETLIVYVFHLFHSSLNGPLAVLYRFLDYFGKFDWENYCISLSGPVCKSSLPDIIVEAPKDGGDDLLLSEEFLRNCVERFSVPTRGLETNSRAFPQKHLNIIDPLKENNNLGRSVNRGNFYRIRSAFKYGARKLGHILLLPRERIANELHMFFSNTLDRHGRTWNEMQSPFLASGAIGSDLPFFSFSPVLCSEKNMVLDSTFGFNNDKISGVEVESGIRHRPKRNLRGVVSSELVPELDRPVNRNTNVRSRYAGNDKELANSGTLGLGISKASSDYLPLKSKSVTLVLGNSDHATHSNNLALFRKNGKIKNWNPCWKMPANSVKGDEMGSALQPEVKEDHLAGRNLFCSCINQEGVGSPCSVFSGLVSNLSPCNRNRCIAGVLGSSEALKCFLDLNADYDSHLRSLQYGQLCHGYAVFPPILPSPSTSTRFTNISCETICESPQIKQDFHAQTKKNGVALGPGVYPMSHPTFSCATYGLEEKKKRLGTGTYFPNANYHYRGRQVPQRNYKVEAHGQLQRCTHNNGLAPAPQELNVSIEGSHKLSHDEFPVLGHGNSGSLDSHQSHLSKWGPSNANGLSRPSDKLESGSLCPRSLGAPLPESSSQQESCISHLQGSASSPVVPAVQSPKLLPEINEERAEVQLYHLKDEDDFPPLSHCVPLEG, encoded by the exons atgggTGAAGTTCAAGTCTTGGTGGATGATCGCCTCTCCGCCGCTTCACCGCCGTTGCCGGCGTCGAACCCTGATCCGGGGTCCATTGCCACGGAGTCTTTGGACGCTGCGGAGCGAGTTAGCCGTGAGATAGTGTCCAGTATTCACCCCACTTTGGCGGCCGACCACAAGAGGAAGGGGGTCATTGAATATGTCCAAGGGCTCGTCAGGTCTTGCATTGGATGTGAG GTCTTCCCATATGGATCAGTTCCACTAAAAACTTATCTTCCTGATGGAGATATTGATTTGACAGCCATTAGCTGTCCAAACATTGAGGATTCCTTGGTATCTGATGTTTATACCGTTCTGAAGGGAGAAGAACATAATGAAGCTGCCCCTTATGAAGTGAAGGATGTTCATTCAATTCATGCTGAG GTTAAGCTCGTGAAATGCATTGTACAGAATATTGTGGTTGATATATCTTTCAATCAGTTAGGAGGACTATGTACACTTTGTTTTCTTGAACAG GTCGATCGCCTTGTTGGTAAAGATCATCTCTTTAAACGCAGTGTTATTCTGATAAAAGCTTGGTGCTATTATGAAAGTCGTCTTCTCGGTGCCCATCATAATTTGATTTCAACATATGCTTTGGAGACATTGATCGTCTATGTTTTCCATCTATTTCATTCTTCACTAAATGGACCTTTAGCA GTTCTCTATAGATTTTTAGATTACTTTGGCAAATTTGACTGGGAAAATTATTGCATCAGTTTGAGTGGACCAGTTTGTAAATCTTCTCTGCCTGATATCATAG TTGAGGCACCAAAAGATGGGGGAGATGATCTACTTCTTAGTGAAGAGTTCCTTAGAAACTGTGTCGAGAGGTTCTCGGTGCCGACGAGGGGGCTTGAAACAAATTCAAGGGCATTTCCCCAGAAGCATCTTAACATAATTGATCCactcaaagaaaacaacaacctTGGGCGTAGTGTCAATAGAG GTAATTTCTATCGAATACGTAGTGCTTTTAAATATGGGGCACGCAAGCTTGGACACATTCTCTTGCTGCCGAGAGAAAGAATAGCAAATGAGCTCCACATGTTTTTTTCAAACACATTGGATAGGCATGGAAGGACTTGGAATGAAATGCAGAGTCCTTTCCTGGCATCTGGTGCTATAGGTTCTGACCTTCCATTCTTTTCATTTAGCCCTGTATTGTGTTctgaaaaaaatatggttttagaTTCCACTTTTGGTTTCAACAATGACAAGATATCAGGTGTTGAAGTTGAGTCTGGAATTAGACATAGGCCAAAAAGAAACTTACGGGGAGTGGTTTCCTCTGAGCTGGTGCCAGAGTTGGACCGCCCTGTGAACAGAAACACCAATGTACGTTCTCGTTATGCTGGGAATGATAAGGAGCTTGCGAACTCTGGAACTCTGGGTTTGGGAATTTCAAAGGCCTCATCAGATTATTTGCCGCTGAAAAGCAAGTCAGTTACCTTGGTCTTGGGGAACTCTGACCATGCAACACATTCTAATAATCTGGCCTTGTTTAGAAAGAATGGGAAGATAAAAAATTGGAATCCTTGTTGGAAGATGCCTGCAAACTCTGTCAAAGGTGATGAGATGGGCTCTGCTTTACAGCCCGAGGTCAAAGAGGACCATTTAGCAGGTAGAAATTTATTCTGCTCATGTATAAATCAAGAGGGTGTGGGATCTCCATGTTCGGTCTTTTCCGGGTTGGTCTCAAATTTGTCCCCCTGTAATAGAAATAGATGTATTGCTGGAGTTCTTGGAAGCTCAGAAGCTTTGAAATGCTTTCTGGACCTTAATGCTGATTACGATAGTCACCTTAGGAGCCTGCAATATGGTCAGCTGTGCCATGGGTATGCTGTGTTTCCACCTATACTGCCCAGTCCTTCAACATCGACTCGGTTTACTAATATTTCATGCGAAACAATTTGTGAATCACCACAGATCAAGCAGGATTTTCACGCTCAAACGAAGAAAAATGGTGTTGCTTTAGGACCGGGAGTTTACCCTATGAGTCATCCCACTTTTTCTTGTGCTACTTATGGtctagaagaaaagaaaaaacgcCTGGGAACTGGCACATACTTCCCAAACGCG AATTATCATTATAGGGGCAGGCAAGTGCCCCAAAGGAATTACAAAGTGGAGGCTCATGGTCAGTTGCAAAGATGCACTCATAACAATGGATTGGCTCCAGCTCCACAAGAGCTGAACGTGTCTATTGAAGGCAGCCATAAGCTTTCACATGATGAGTTCCCCGTTCTAGGCCATGGGAACTCTGGATCATTAGATTCCCACCAATCTCACCTTTCCAAATGGGGGCCCTCCAATGCCAATGGCTTATCTCGCCCATCCGATAAACTTGAATCTGGGTCTCTTTGCCCTCGGTCTTTGGGAGCACCTTTGCCAGAAAGTAGCAGTCAGCAGGAGTCATGCATTTCACACTTGCAGGGCTCTGCTTCAAGCCCCGTGGTTCCAGCTGTCCAGAGTCCTAAACTACTACCGGAAATTAATGAAGAAAG GGCAGAAGTGCAGTTGTATCATCTGAAAGACGAAGATGATTTCCCCCCACTCTCCCACTGTGTCCCTTTGGAAGGATAG
- the LOC122294377 gene encoding probable serine/threonine-protein kinase WNK4 isoform X2 — protein sequence MQCLDIEVGGPNMYLKHFGERTHDAKSENEYVETNPTGRYSRFDEVLGKGAMKKVYKAIDEDLGIEVAWNQVKLNEVLRSPEDLQRLYSEVHLLSTLNHDSIIRFHTSWIDVDRKTFNFITEMFTSGSLREYRKKYKKVNIRAIKSWARQILQGLVYLHDHDPPVIHRDLKCDNIFVNGHLGQVKIGDLGLAAILHGSRSAHSVIGTPEFMAPELYEEDYNELVDVYSFGMCVLEMLTSEYPYSECSNPAQIYKKVTSGKLPEAFYRIDNLEAQLFIGKCLVPASKRLSAKELLLDPFLKPDEDEQLPMTNLGSQKPFLNKGKIEKLQSSSVPHRTNMTITGKLNPDDDTIFLKVQIADKDGSTRNIYFPFNIVTDTPVDVGKEMVKELEISDWDPFEIADMIEGEISALIPHWKKWDLSHPETYHTFNYQDDDGDDGGPRHPFHSFSSCSSSEPLPSGLNRIDEMAEQCGWLQDYFSGSEHEQSTSPTRGDHHRTIIKNIKSTRFCPGEVHKLLPSMASNFCMQCRVLPGSHGASTSKGKVMVDNRRLARNRSLVDIRSQLLHRSLVEEVNKRRLFKTVGAVEDIGFQAPCEVSKKELSRPSKQKNLKMLI from the exons ATGCAGTGCTTGGACATCGAGGTTGGCGGCCCAAACATGTATCTGAAGCATTTTGGAGAACGCACCCACGATGCCAAATCGGAAAATGAATACGTTGAAACCAATCCCACTGGTCGTTACAGCAGA TTTGATGAAGTTCTTGGAAAAGGAGCGATGAAGAAAGTGTACAAGGCAATTGATGAGGACCTAGGGATTGAGGTGGCATGGAACCAAGTAAAATTGAACGAGGTGCTTCGCTCACCAGAGGATTTGCAGCGGCTGTATTCGGAGGTTCACCTCCTCAGCACCCTTAATCATGACTCCATCATTCGATTCCACACATCCTGGATTGATGTTGATCGCAAGACATTCAACTTCATTACCGAAATGTTTACCTCAGGGTCCCTCAGAGA ATACAGGAAGAAATATAAGAAAGTAAACATTCGAGCCATTAAGAGCTGGGCCCGCCAAATCTTACAGGGCCTTGTTTATCTTCATGACCACGATCCTCCAGTAATTCATAGAGATCTTAAGTGTGATAACATCTTTGTCAATGGCCATCTTGGACAAGTCAAAATTGGTGATCTAGGACTTGCAGCAATTCTTCATGGTTCCCGATCTGCCCACAGTGTTATAG GCACCCCAGAGTTCATGGCACCAGAATTATATGAAGAAGATTACAATGAGCTCGTTGACGTATACTCATTTGGTATGTGTGTGTTGGAGATGCTCACATCCGAATACCCATATAGCGAATGTTCCAACCCTGCACAAATCTACAAGAAAGTGACATCG GGGAAGCTGCCAGAAGCATTCTACCGGATTGATAACTTGGAAGCACAGCTATTCATCGGAAAATGCTTAGTACCTGCTTCAAAGAGATTATCAGCAAAAGAATTATTGCTCGACCCTTTTCTCAAACCTGATGAAGATGAACAACTCCCTATGACAAATCTTGGAAGTCAGAAGccatttttaaataaaggaaaaatagagaaactACAATCAAGCAGTGTTCCACACAGGACCAACATGACAATCACAGGGAAGCTCAATCCGGATGATGATACCATCTTTCTCAAAGTGCAGATTGCTGATAAGGATG GCTCTACGAGGAACATATACTTTCCTTTCAACATTGTAACTGATACTCCTGTTGATGTTGGTAAGGAGATGGTGAAGGAATTGGAGATCTCCGATTGGGATCCATTTGAAATTGCAGATATGATAGAAGGAGAGATTTCTGCTTTAATACCACATTGGAAAAAATGGGACCTGTCTCACCCTGAAACCTACCATACATTTAACTACCAGgatgatgatggtgatgatgGGGGACCTCGCCACCCTTTTCACTCTTTCTCCTCCTGTTCATCATCCGAACCATTGCCATCAGGCTTGAATAGGATTGATGAAATGGCAGAACAGTGTGGTTGGCTTCAag ATTACTTCTCTGGCAGTGAGCATGAGCAGAGCACAAGTCCGACAAGAGGAGATCATCATCGTACTATCATAAAGAATATCAAAAGTACCAGATTCTGTCCTGGGGAAGTCCATAAATTACTGCCGTCCATGGCTAGTAATTTCTGCATGCAATGCAGGGTTTTACCAGGATCACATGGAGCTTCTACTTCTAAAGGAAAAGTGATGGTGGACAACCGAAGATTAGCTCGAAACAGATCACTGGTAGATATACGTAGCCAATTGCTGCACAGATCTTTGGTAGAGGAGGTGAACAAGCGGCGGTTGTTTAAGACAGTCGGAGCAGTGGAAGATATCGGGTTTCAAGCACCATGTGAGGTTTCTAAAAAGGAGCTGTCACGGCCATCAAAGcagaagaatttgaaaatgctAATCTGA
- the LOC122294377 gene encoding probable serine/threonine-protein kinase WNK4 isoform X1: protein MQCLDIEVGGPNMYLKHFGERTHDAKSENEYVETNPTGRYSRFDEVLGKGAMKKVYKAIDEDLGIEVAWNQVKLNEVLRSPEDLQRLYSEVHLLSTLNHDSIIRFHTSWIDVDRKTFNFITEMFTSGSLREYRKKYKKVNIRAIKSWARQILQGLVYLHDHDPPVIHRDLKCDNIFVNGHLGQVKIGDLGLAAILHGSRSAHSVIGTPEFMAPELYEEDYNELVDVYSFGMCVLEMLTSEYPYSECSNPAQIYKKVTSGKLPEAFYRIDNLEAQLFIGKCLVPASKRLSAKELLLDPFLKPDEDEQLPMTNLGSQKPFLNKGKIEKLQSSSVPHRTNMTITGKLNPDDDTIFLKVQIADKDGSTRNIYFPFNIVTDTPVDVGKEMVKELEISDWDPFEIADMIEGEISALIPHWKKWDLSHPETYHTFNYQDDDGDDGGPRHPFHSFSSCSSSEPLPSGLNRIDEMAEQCGWLQDNLLDDSSSQSSSHSVTYSNVDYFSGSEHEQSTSPTRGDHHRTIIKNIKSTRFCPGEVHKLLPSMASNFCMQCRVLPGSHGASTSKGKVMVDNRRLARNRSLVDIRSQLLHRSLVEEVNKRRLFKTVGAVEDIGFQAPCEVSKKELSRPSKQKNLKMLI from the exons ATGCAGTGCTTGGACATCGAGGTTGGCGGCCCAAACATGTATCTGAAGCATTTTGGAGAACGCACCCACGATGCCAAATCGGAAAATGAATACGTTGAAACCAATCCCACTGGTCGTTACAGCAGA TTTGATGAAGTTCTTGGAAAAGGAGCGATGAAGAAAGTGTACAAGGCAATTGATGAGGACCTAGGGATTGAGGTGGCATGGAACCAAGTAAAATTGAACGAGGTGCTTCGCTCACCAGAGGATTTGCAGCGGCTGTATTCGGAGGTTCACCTCCTCAGCACCCTTAATCATGACTCCATCATTCGATTCCACACATCCTGGATTGATGTTGATCGCAAGACATTCAACTTCATTACCGAAATGTTTACCTCAGGGTCCCTCAGAGA ATACAGGAAGAAATATAAGAAAGTAAACATTCGAGCCATTAAGAGCTGGGCCCGCCAAATCTTACAGGGCCTTGTTTATCTTCATGACCACGATCCTCCAGTAATTCATAGAGATCTTAAGTGTGATAACATCTTTGTCAATGGCCATCTTGGACAAGTCAAAATTGGTGATCTAGGACTTGCAGCAATTCTTCATGGTTCCCGATCTGCCCACAGTGTTATAG GCACCCCAGAGTTCATGGCACCAGAATTATATGAAGAAGATTACAATGAGCTCGTTGACGTATACTCATTTGGTATGTGTGTGTTGGAGATGCTCACATCCGAATACCCATATAGCGAATGTTCCAACCCTGCACAAATCTACAAGAAAGTGACATCG GGGAAGCTGCCAGAAGCATTCTACCGGATTGATAACTTGGAAGCACAGCTATTCATCGGAAAATGCTTAGTACCTGCTTCAAAGAGATTATCAGCAAAAGAATTATTGCTCGACCCTTTTCTCAAACCTGATGAAGATGAACAACTCCCTATGACAAATCTTGGAAGTCAGAAGccatttttaaataaaggaaaaatagagaaactACAATCAAGCAGTGTTCCACACAGGACCAACATGACAATCACAGGGAAGCTCAATCCGGATGATGATACCATCTTTCTCAAAGTGCAGATTGCTGATAAGGATG GCTCTACGAGGAACATATACTTTCCTTTCAACATTGTAACTGATACTCCTGTTGATGTTGGTAAGGAGATGGTGAAGGAATTGGAGATCTCCGATTGGGATCCATTTGAAATTGCAGATATGATAGAAGGAGAGATTTCTGCTTTAATACCACATTGGAAAAAATGGGACCTGTCTCACCCTGAAACCTACCATACATTTAACTACCAGgatgatgatggtgatgatgGGGGACCTCGCCACCCTTTTCACTCTTTCTCCTCCTGTTCATCATCCGAACCATTGCCATCAGGCTTGAATAGGATTGATGAAATGGCAGAACAGTGTGGTTGGCTTCAag ATAATTTGCTTGATGATTCCAGCTCTCAGAGCTCTTCACACTCAGTAACATATTCGAACGTAGATTACTTCTCTGGCAGTGAGCATGAGCAGAGCACAAGTCCGACAAGAGGAGATCATCATCGTACTATCATAAAGAATATCAAAAGTACCAGATTCTGTCCTGGGGAAGTCCATAAATTACTGCCGTCCATGGCTAGTAATTTCTGCATGCAATGCAGGGTTTTACCAGGATCACATGGAGCTTCTACTTCTAAAGGAAAAGTGATGGTGGACAACCGAAGATTAGCTCGAAACAGATCACTGGTAGATATACGTAGCCAATTGCTGCACAGATCTTTGGTAGAGGAGGTGAACAAGCGGCGGTTGTTTAAGACAGTCGGAGCAGTGGAAGATATCGGGTTTCAAGCACCATGTGAGGTTTCTAAAAAGGAGCTGTCACGGCCATCAAAGcagaagaatttgaaaatgctAATCTGA
- the LOC122294378 gene encoding transcription repressor OFP4-like yields the protein MSHTGKHKPASERLSFPSLMGNHRFTLSDIMPNAWFFKLRDMSRRGRNHRSSHPVKRKQPLMTTTESHKQPHLSPPKSTETHFLDPPRRSSKGRNSRKSVHKSSPGAVMAPVSAGCSCNAKLDSVWTKQSPIQSPTYFVSPTDSSNVSNIHESRLLSDTDSDNLAALDSSELPSCSSSCNCRVRSSASDIILDMTNESFAGEVKKIEEFHTISELGLSPILTKPAKFDDKTYEVTRFRSTSSKVLEEMQKRRPPSVKTVKKGSIRTQKEHKASPRVRRSSAISTGIRLRTNSPRLVASRKIQAHARKGLSSRNRSISESVAVEKSSMDPEADFRDSMVEMIVENNIRASKDLEDLLACYLSLNSDEYHDLIVKAFEQIWFDMASLRL from the coding sequence ATGTCGCATACAGGAAAACACAAACCAGCCTCTGAGAGATTGAGTTTCCCATCTTTAATGGGTAATCACAGGTTCACATTGTCAGATATCATGCCAAACGCCTGGTTTTTTAAGCTCAGAGACATGAGCAGAAGAGGCAGGAACCATAGATCCTCTCATCCAGTTAAAAGAAAACAACCCTTAATGACTACCACAGAATCACACAAACAACCCCACCTTTCTCCCCCAAAATCCACAGAAACCCATTTCCTTGATCCACCAAGAAGATCATCCAAGGGAAGAAACAGTAGAAAATCTGTTCACAAATCCTCTCCTGGAGCTGTCATGGCCCCCGTCTCTGCTGGTTGTAGCTGTAATGCCAAGCTTGATTCAGTTTGGACTAAACAGAGTCCAATTCAATCTCCGACTTACTTTGTCTCTCCTACTGATAGTTCCAATGTCTCTAACATCCATGAATCTCGTCTTCTATCCGATACAGATTCTGATAACTTGGCTGCTCTCGATTCATCTGAGCTACCCTCGTGTTCGAGCTCTTGTAATTGTAGAGTTCGTTCTTCAGCATCTGACATTATCCTCGACATGACCAACGAATCTTTTGCTGGGGAGGTGAAGAAGATAGAAGAGTTTCACACGATTTCAGAGCTGGGCCTTTCTCCAATTTTGACCAAACCAGCCAAATTTGATGATAAGACCTATGAAGTCACTAGGTTTAGAAGTACATCATCTAAAGTACTGGAGGAGATGCAAAAACGCCGTCCTCCATCTGTCAAAACAGTCAAGAAGGGAAGTATAAGAACCCAAAAGGAGCACAAAGCCAGTCCTCGTGTTCGAAGGTCTTCTGCTATTTCTACAGGTATTAGACTTAGAACCAATTCTCCAAGACTTGTTGCAAGCAGGAAGATTCAGGCTCATGCCAGAAAGGGCTTGTCATCAAGGAATAGGAGCATCTCAGAGAGCGTTGCAGTTGAGAAATCGTCAATGGATCCAGAGGCAGATTTCAGGGATTCAATGGTGGAGATGATTGTCGAAAACAACATCCGGGCATCAAAGGATTTGGAAGACCTACTTGCTTGTTACCTTTCACTGAATTCGGATGAATACCACGATCTCATAGTAAAGGCGTTTGAACAGATTTGGTTTGATATGGCTAGCCTACGTTTGTAA
- the LOC122293269 gene encoding transcription repressor OFP17-like, protein MKVKALATFRSKLLNPCKKFLQIFKIRLRKLVFVRALRVHARRTKAERSPLKNKITAVLACYRSIWKSKQMDRVRELSSVPREGGHDEKLFPSPITPAYPRATGAVKKEASGDEDVEDACRSFQNYLVEMIVEEGKVRDLMGVEELLNCWKNLKSPVFIDLVCRFYGELCKDLFSTKDYEA, encoded by the coding sequence ATGAAAGTGAAAGCATTAGCTACCTTCAGATCCAAGCTTCTAAACCCATGCAAAAAATTCCTTCAAATCTTCAAAATTAGACTCAGGAAACTAGTCTTTGTAAGAGCTCTTCGAGTTCATGCTCGTCGTACCAAGGCAGAACGAAGtcctctaaaaaataaaataactgcaGTACTAGCATGCTACCGCTCAATTTGGAAGTCGAAACAGATGGACAGAGTAAGGGAGCTTTCAAGCGTACCTAGAGAAGGAGGGCATGATGAAAAGCTCTTTCCTTCACCCATTACACCAGCTTACCCGAGGGCTACTGGGGCTGTCAAAAAGGAAGCTTCGGGTGATGAAGACGTGGAAGATGCATGCAGAAGTTTTCAGAACTACTTGGTAGAGATGATTGTTGAAGAAGGCAAAGTGAGGGACTTGATGGGTGTGGAGGAGCTTCTCAATTGCTGGAAGAATCTAAAGAGCCCAGTTTTCATTGATTTGGTTTGTAGATTCTATGGAGAACTATGCAAGGACTTGTTTTCCACTAAGGATTATGAAGCATAG